The Fructilactobacillus myrtifloralis genome segment CTTCAATCATAATTTCATTGCGTCCCACCGGTTGCGTAACCCGGACTAACTGCCGTTTAACCAACGTTAACAACGCCAAAAAGTCGGTTACCACTTCTTCCAACCCTGCCGTGGGGGCATATAACTCGGAAAAAGCGAGTCGCCGGTTGCCCTTCTGGTTAAGCCGGGTCACAATCCGGGCGGCCTGAGTAGGAATACTAAACTGCCACTCTTCAATTTGATTGACCGGACCCACGGCCGTTCGACGTTGCCGTTGCCAAATTCGCTGCCAAGTTCCCACTAAGCTGGCCACTTCAAATTCGTTCGGTTCAATTTCAACGTCAGTGGTACTCTGCACCGCTGGAACCGAATAAATGCGTTGCCGGTGTTGTTCCCGCTGCTGAAGCGTGTGCGCGGCCTTTTGATAGCGTCGGTATTCTAACAATTGGTTAACCAGATCCTCTCGTGGATCTTCCTCTGGTTCACCATCATCGATCTCTTCTGCTAGCAACCACTGCGATTTAATGCGCATGAGATTGGCCGCCATGACAAAAAACGAGCCGGCAATCTCTAACTGCATCTGCTCCATTTGCTGTAGATATTGAAAGTACTGGTCGGTGATGTCTTTAATGTTAATGTCATAAATGTCCATTTGCGCTTCTTTAATCAAATGGAGTAACAGCTCGAGCGGGCCATCAAAATCTGTCAAATGCAGTTTCAAAGTGTCCTTACTCATTCGTCGTGCGCTCCCACCGGGTAATTACTTCTTGGTTTTGGAGGGTCCCAATCACCGGCTGGTTCGGATATAACTTGCGAATGTTATCTAAAATCCGAAAAACGTTGAAATAAGTCTCCGCATCCGGGGTTAGAATGATCTTGCGCACCAACAAACAGTGATGGGTAA includes the following:
- a CDS encoding segregation and condensation protein A, producing MSKDTLKLHLTDFDGPLELLLHLIKEAQMDIYDINIKDITDQYFQYLQQMEQMQLEIAGSFFVMAANLMRIKSQWLLAEEIDDGEPEEDPREDLVNQLLEYRRYQKAAHTLQQREQHRQRIYSVPAVQSTTDVEIEPNEFEVASLVGTWQRIWQRQRRTAVGPVNQIEEWQFSIPTQAARIVTRLNQKGNRRLAFSELYAPTAGLEEVVTDFLALLTLVKRQLVRVTQPVGRNEIMIEGDNARDEH